From one Oceanimonas doudoroffii genomic stretch:
- a CDS encoding ion transporter produces MKWLDKDVLYTVIFGTETPAGRRFDIALIVAILLSMVVLLLDSIGSIRAQYGPWLYGLEWGFTLLFTVEFGLRIWCAQSRSAYLRSFYGIIDLLAVLPTYLAIFIPGASFLLMVRLLRVLRVFRVLKLIRYVDEANLLMRSLYQSRRKILVFFSSLFILVTLFGSLLYVVEGPENGFTSIPTGIYWAIVTITTVGFGDITPQTWLGRGIAAVTMLMGYAIIAVPTGIITAELGREMRREYSRRHCPQCDRSGHERDAKFCNHCGAELEPPNNKV; encoded by the coding sequence ATGAAGTGGCTCGACAAGGATGTCCTGTACACCGTCATTTTCGGCACCGAGACCCCGGCGGGGCGTCGTTTTGACATTGCCCTGATCGTTGCCATTCTGCTGTCCATGGTGGTGCTGCTGCTGGATTCCATCGGCAGCATTCGCGCCCAATACGGCCCCTGGTTGTATGGCCTTGAGTGGGGCTTTACCCTGCTGTTTACCGTGGAGTTCGGCCTGCGCATCTGGTGCGCCCAGAGCCGGTCGGCCTATTTACGCAGTTTTTACGGCATTATCGACCTGCTGGCGGTATTGCCCACCTACCTTGCCATCTTTATTCCCGGCGCCAGCTTTCTGCTGATGGTGCGCCTGCTGCGGGTGCTCAGAGTGTTCCGGGTGCTCAAGCTGATCCGCTATGTGGACGAAGCCAACCTGTTGATGCGCTCGCTCTACCAGAGTCGGCGCAAAATCCTGGTGTTTTTCAGCAGCCTGTTCATCCTGGTGACCCTGTTTGGCTCGTTGCTGTATGTGGTGGAAGGACCGGAAAACGGCTTTACCAGCATTCCTACCGGTATTTACTGGGCCATCGTCACCATCACCACGGTCGGTTTTGGCGATATCACGCCGCAAACCTGGCTGGGCCGGGGCATCGCCGCCGTCACCATGCTGATGGGCTATGCCATTATTGCCGTGCCCACCGGCATTATTACCGCCGAGCTGGGCCGGGAAATGCGCCGGGAGTATTCCCGCCGTCACTGCCCCCAGTGCGATCGCAGCGGTCACGAGCGGGATGCGAAATTCTGCAACCACTGTGGCGCCGAGCTGGAACCACCGAATAACAAGGTATGA